The DNA window CGTCAGCCTTCTTTTATGTCTGTTGCCAGATGCTGAATATGTCAAATCCTTCTGCCATTAATAAAACTTTGCAGGCAAATCCTTCTGCCATTATGTCACATGGGACGGTTATTGGCCCTGCATTAGCAGAGTGTTTAAAAGATATAAATACCCCTGTTAGACTTGCTGCAGAACGATGCGCTCTACATGCCTTCCAACTAACAAAGGGTACATTCGCCTGCAATTTTTAATTTGCtctttatcttatttttataCACTATTACTGAGCAATGCTGGTTATAAGTATGTTCTCATCATAAATTAAATTCACTGTCTAACCTTGAaaccataaatataaaataagcaaTCATAATCTATATAACATTTCATGTTTTTTTCCCCATCTAATACTTTTAGCAATGTGCTCTAAACCATACTGTAGTTCACCTTTCAAATTTGAGTGATATGTTTTCTGAATAAAAATCCTCTGTTCAGTTTGTTCATAATTTCTACCCTACCCATCCACAGTTATGGTAACCATTTCTTTTAGAACCCTAGGTTGCATGTATATGTTTGACAAGAAATGGGTTATTACACTATCCTAGTCTAACTGAAACAACATAGCTAAACTTTTTTTTCTCTCCTTTTCAAGCCATTCTTGTACTTGCATGTCTACAAAAAGGTTTATATCAACTAATATATCTCTAGCTTATCGAGCAATAATTGAAATGCATATATTGCTTCTCACTCCCTTCTTTGGTATTGGGTTTTCCAGGTTCGGAAAATGTTCAAGCAGTACAGAAGTATATTACCGGTTTGGATGCTAGACGGCTATCAAAGTTTCCTGAACATAGGTACTTATATTATCAAATATTTATTTGCAGTTCACCACTTCTAATGATAGCATTTATAATCTTTGTTGAGTTTGAATATTATCAAATATTGATGAACCCTAATGTGCCATGAACAATAGGGTTTAGTGCCCTTAGCTGGCTCAAACAATGAATCATGGTGCCAAGGTCTAGACGATCTTGCTTCTCGTTCGACTACATACTACCAGCAAGGTGCCAGTTTCGCCAAATGGTAAGTGTATGCTTGCATTGGTACTACTTGTCATGATCATTTTATTAACCATACGAGTTTCTATCGTATATTAGGCGTACTGTCGTGAGCATCCCCAACGGTCCTTCTGCTCTTGCTGTCAAGGAAGCAGCCTGGGGTCTTGCTCGCTATGCTGCAATTAGTCAGGTGAGAAAATCACTCCAGTTATGTAaattctttcttttaattcatagTTATTAGTATCACATCAATAAAAGGCTAAAATATGTTCAGGAACCGtagtttttttaaaactaaagatGTGATACTAATAAACATCAATAAAGATCAATAACACTTCCACCCATGACTCTTGTGAGACTTTTCAGATTTGAGAAAGATTTGATTAAATCGTCTTCGACTACTGTCTTTAGTTCAaaatcaaaaggttgaggagCAAAATCTACAAGATCAAATGCAAATAGTTGAAGAGGATAAAGacatgattttatagtatttgcaatattatgactgaaaatgaaatataactaaatggcgtatatgaaatagggtgtaaatagatttaaatataatataattgttcattcataaatgacgtatttacacccgatttttataaaaatagagtgtaattaagaacatatttatacccgatttttataaaaatgggATGTAATTAAGATCGtatctacacccgatttttgttaaaattgggtgtaattaagaacataattacacccaatttttattaaagtagggtgtaattaagaacgtatttacacccgatttctattaaaacagggtgtaattaaaaacgtaattacgcccaattacacccgatttttgttaaaatagggtgtaacgtagaacgtatttacacccgatatttttaaaatggggagtaattaagaacgtatttacacccgattttaattaaaataaaacgggtgtaaatttgttagacatttctcacccggtggatatacacccgatttttattaaaaataatgggtgtaaatttaataaaaaaacgggtgtaaattaacatttttgtactagtgcatTGATGTTGATCAAGGTTTTCAAACTAAAAGACCTAagttcattttttatttgatttgggaaaaaggctcgacattggatcgagcgtcattttttgtttttttaaaaggtTTGTCTGACGTTTGTTATTGATTAACAATAAGCTAATGCAAAGAACAACATCAAGAAAgcggtaaaattattacaagTCATGGAAATGGGGATACATTTTGTTGAATGAGAATAATGTGGATAAAaaactaaagaaaataaaatacaaaaataaataataaaaaaatagtaaaagagAAAGGGGATACACTATCAATACAAGAGTGTGAAAGAGTGAAAAAGATAAATGGGCTTAAGGCcctatttttaaaaattagagcaagaaaaacaataaataaaaataaacaaaagacaaaatgagCTACAAAATCTGGATGCAATTAGGAAAATTCAATAGACCCAAAGGAGGAGGTCCTGCAAGAATCCGCTGAATAATCAATAGGGTGTGGGAAGACTTCTTCTCCAATCTCACATTTGTTTACTATTCCTATAACACCAAAAATAGAAGAAGAAACTttcaacaaaatagtaaaaaatgtcTTAACTTTCTCAAATTTTCatgaaattaaacaaataaatagtGAAAATTCATCTATTTGATCTCACGTACAAGAATCTATGTTTTATAAATCagaaaataaacaacaaaaatttacgaaaaaaatcaaaaaaacgcAACAACCCTCTGTTGACTTGATTTAGCCATAATTTGCTCAATTTTTCATGGAATTAAGGAAATGAATAATGAAAATTCATCTACTCGATCTCACGAACAAAGTTCTGTGCTTAAAATCagaaaataaacaacaaaaatttacgggaaaaacacaaaaaatataatttacatTTAATCACTTTTGCTCATGGAGGTTTAAGAACACTTTAAACTCTTGATTTTGAATCAATAAAGTTTCTAATGCAAAATGATGATGATTAAGATACTAAATAAATTAATGAAGCAAGAATTAAAATGCaatagaattaaataaataataaccaTTAGAGCCTTCCTAAAATCTAATTtaataaagagaagaaagaagtgacttaaaaaaaatgaagagaaaaattaAGAGAGTTTTGGCTTAGTTAtgtaaggctatgtttgggagtttggaggggagggctttTGAAAAgtaagaagaattgggtgaaaaggataaaaagattttgggaagGAGGGTTTttgagggtttgagtttattcataacaccaaaaaccccataaatgggggaactcaaaaattgtattgaagaagggttttgaagggttttgaagggcttacataaattttccaattatcttttaggttgttatagtattctgaaaattaaaaatttagtaatgataatgactcttttatcattctaaacaaaatcattttttcaaaaaatgtcaaatagttttctataattttttaaaattttatttttggaagccttcccctcccctcccctccaaacttccAAAAATAGCCTAAGGGATTGATGGTGAGATTTATGAATGAGAATATATTTGTTTATAGGCTCTAAAAATGGTAGTTTAGGAAATATGAAAAAAGAGGTGAGAAATGTCTGAGTGTATTTTagaagtttatttaattaaatagtgaataatgatgcaataaatttttgaaataatGATGTAATAAATGCATGGAATAGTGATGTAATAAATGAGAGACATTTTGGACCTTCTAGAAACATTGATTTTTGTTTTACGATGTctgaaaataattaataaaattcaaatggatataatgatgataaatcaaatgatcatgaatttattttccaaaatgcacaataaaataatgtaattttaGTCAATTTCTTTCAACATGTAAAATGTTGACTTTTCTTTAACTTGTTATtatgatgtatgatatgattAATGAATATTCCTAGGAAATAGTGtgatgattaaaatattttttccacaatgatcaacGATGCATAAATTTTTAGTCAAATTTCCCAACACATGAAATGTTGATTTTTTGGTTGACCTTGATCAACCTAATATATGAATGATCAACTAATGGCACAAATGCGATACATGAATAACCCTGAAGTAAAATTGGAGTATAACAAATATGTTCTTTTAAAGGAGACCACGGGAGTTATTTGATAAGATTTTGATGTGGTTGTTGAAGATTATTCTGTCTTTAAGCTTGCACCTTCTTATTTAAGTAATTGAACTATTTCGTTCAACTTTTCTATGATTTCacctttctttgatttttcttgaaaTTCATGAACACTCCCATCTTTTAATTTAAGGATTGGATTGAGTTTCCAATTCTTAATTCTTATATATATTggttattaacaaacttttcAATATAATTTCTAACGTTTCTAAATTtggaaaaacatatatataagAAACCTTCATCCTTTTTCCTGTTATGCTCATTTCCTTTCATTTGATAGTtggagaaactccatatatcatattTAGAGTATCCCATGTTTCCTCGGCAATTTGACAATTATAAACATAAAGAAGTTTACTATCATTTAAGGACATTACTATATATTTcttggttttgaaatcaatttcaaattttctCTTGTCTTCTACAATCTCAAGAAAATCAAGTTTATGAACTACTTCACCGTCAATTTAGTGAGTATGGATAAACAGCTTATTGATCAGGGTTTCTCACAATTTAAAATCAAtactttgaaaaaaataatatagcttTCTATAATTCAAACCTAAAACCATTAAAAGGTGAAGGTGTGATTAGGAAATATCTCTGGTTTAAAAAGGTGTTGGAAGTCATCTTCCTTCTGAGACGATGAGTCCTTGACCGAGAATTAGGCTATAATGTCTCCCTTTAGATATGTGACTCCTGACACAAGAGGGTAGTGAATTGTGGGTTTTAGAAAAAATTTGGTTAAAAAAACTTTTTGATTATCTTTAGagattaaaaacattaaaaatgtTTTTAGAAATTAGCAATGGAAATTAATAATGCggcaaataaaaaatttaagggGCGGAGAAATAACACCGACAATTATACAGTTCAGTCAAAAAGACGTAAACATGTCCCTAAGATTTGATATTGAGAGTATCTAGTAATGCTTATGAGCTTTTAGTAGGTTAAACTCTCAAACCCCCATTATACAAGGAAAAATGAAGTCTTAGGCTACCTTCCAACCAAACAACGAACAGGAGAAAAAAGCAATTAGTCTTCCTTCCAAACACCAACTTGCAGAGAGAATTAGTTAATCTTCCTTTCAAACAGTGGATTGAAGCGGTTAGTCTTCTTTACAAACATCAACTTGAAGCAGTTAGTCCCTGAGTTAAAGCAAGATTTTCTACGAACTTATCTCGAACCAATGGAGCTTTTGACCGAGCTTAACTCATGAACTGAATCGAGGTTTTAATGAGGCTGGCCATAAACCAATGAGATTTAAACTAGGATTATCTTAAATCAAAGCAAGCTTTTAACCGGGCAAAGCTTCTGAATCGAACTGGGGATTTTACCTGGATAACCACAAGTCAAGTTGAGATTTTGAATTGCGCTGATTTTAAACCAAAGAAAGCTTATGACAAGGCTTAGCTTACAAATCGAACCGGCGTATTAGAATCTAAATCCCTAAAACAAATCATTTGAAGGGTTTATCTTTGAACTCAAAAAAACTCTCTTTTATAGCAAATTATTCAACCAAAAGAATACACTCCTTACTGAAATTACAATAATACCCTTTCCAAAATACAGAAGTTGCTAACTTAAAAATAGACTTTCTCAAAACGCTACAGATAAAATAATATGATAGAACGTTCAATATATTGATTTAAGTTTTATGATTGGCAAGCATTCATCATGTAACTATTTAGGCTCTTTCGGCTTTGATAATTTTCATCAAAACTATATTTGATAGATGATGGATATCTTCTTCACAAAAAAGTTCTCTAGTGTAAGGCAAAGAAGTCATCTAATTTTATGCAAGGAAATATAGGAGATATTTATAACCGGAAATCTAAAAGATATTTGTAATCATGTTTGATTATTCTGGAGATATCTTAGTATGAGGAGATTGTACATTACTTAATTAATGGGATGGAGTAACTAATCATTGCATATATAAGAATCTCtccttgttcttttttatttttagaaattagttattttatttgtttgtgtGTTAACAAAAACTTTATGAACATCTTACATAATCTAAACTCCTCCTTTCTCGTGTCTTTTTCATCTTTGACAATAACATATACACATATCACGTTTTTTGGAAAATTTTAACGACAACAACAAATTAACAAACAAATACAGTACTACACATATCACGTTTTTTAGAAAGTTTTAACGATAACAACAAATTAACAAACAAATACAAGAAAAAAAACACATGTcaatcaaaaaataaaacatagttTTTGGGTTTTCAACGTGAATTACAAATCATTATTTTTCGCAACGATGTGAACACCACTACCTATCATTGACTATTTATTATTcggaattataaaaaatataataatattaatataaccaATTTCTTAAGAATTTTCTATTAATAATATGGAAAATGCTATTTTTATATCCAAAACATACACTACACTGTATTTATTGGTCATCAGTACtgttaacaatatttttattaaaaatattgtttttttaatattatttttgaattaaataagACAGATTTAAAAATAGTAtgattaaccaacttcatcatttcattaaccaacattctatattttattaatcaactttattttattactaaaaattatttttaataccaaagtgtttattaaccaacttcataactaTATTAACAACATTTtacacttcattaaccaactttattttactaccaaattatttttaatatctgtgcgtttattaatcaacttcatcactttattaaccaactttttataaatcattaaccaactttattttattactaaaaaaaattaatatataggcCGTTATTAACCAAACAATAAACTATATTAACCATCTTTTTACACTCAATTAACCAATTTTGTGTTACCACTATTAATGTACTGCTCTTATTTATGTCAATGTTCATTATTATGTCACTGTTTATGGTATTTATGAACAGTGAATTAGGTGTAGGTATAGAATATAGTGTATGAATATACCtctaataatatacaaaaatgcaATTCTTACGCTAAAGTTATACACCTACATCGTATTTCACTGTTCACCAATACGGTAAACAGtacaatattattataataataaattatttttaaaataatatataatattttttaaattaaagggTATCGATATTAAGCAATTTAATtacttcattaaccaacattttacattttattaaccaattttattttactactaaaaattatGGTTAATATTTGGGCGTTTATTAAGCAACTTCATAATTTCATCAACCAATATTTTACTtttcattaatcaattttattttactactaaaaatcatttttaatatataacatttattaaccaacttcattaactatttttttacttttcattaaccaactttgttttaatactatattatttttaatataatatttgaacatttattaaccaacttcatcacttCATTAACTAACCttttatatttcattaaccaactttattttatcattagaAATCATTGTTGAAGTACCAAGACTCATTAACCAATGGCatgttataaaaattatttaaaacaaatatttttctataaataataatttgtttatggtgaattcttatttacccacctCAAAAAGGTGGGTAAGGTTACCCTTAAtgtaaaatgcattgaaaacattaaacaattattctatatgataaataattaaatacataaaaattaaatggtgTCATCTGATTGATGGAATTACACTACTCATCTTTTTGTGATggatagagaagttgtccccttttttttattttaaaaacatttgCAAAACGAGATTGAGTGGTGATTGAGTGTGTGATACAtggaaagagagagagaaagccTGGCCCACATGTATTGAGCTTTGCTATTCCTAAACTAATCAATAGTATACATGGTTTTCACATGATCGTACATACATTATACATCTATATAACGAGTGTGCAAAATAGGCTCTACTTCAACGCATTTGCATACTTTATCAAAGATAAAAATCGGTTAAGCACTCACATACTATAGGAATGGATTTAACACAAGTACTACACATGAATGGAGGTGTGGAAGAAGCAAGCTATGCAAACAACTCCTTAATTCAGAGAGAGGCCATTTCTTTGACTACATCTTGTAGAGTTAAAACCATAACAAATTTATATTGCAGTTTGAATCCTAAAAGTTTAGCAATTGCAGATTTGGGTTGCTCTGTCGGACCAAACACATTGTTGGTGACCTCGGAAATTATTAAGGTTGTTGAAAAACTTTGTCAAGAGTTGAATCATCAATCTCCCGAATATAAGGTTTTTTTGAACGATTTACCGGGAAATGACTTCAACAGCATATTCAAATCCCTTGACACTTTCAAAAAAAAGTTACGTGATGAAATGGAAACTGAAATCGGTCCTTGCTACTTCTCTGGTGTTCCTGGTTCCTTTTATTGCAGAATTTTTCCTAATAAGAGTTTGCATTTTGTTCACTCTTCATCTGAAGTGAAATTGGAAGTTGAAACTGAAGGATCATTTTCCATCAATCAGTTAGAGGTATTTGGAGTAAATATGCATGCCCTCGATTCTGATTTGTCTGAATTACTCGCAAAAGGTATAAGGGCTGTGATTGAACCTTTGTTAATTAGTCATTTTAGTGAAGGTGTCACTAAAGAGGTATTTGACCGCCATAGAAAAATATTAACATATGGAATATCCAAAGAAAGAACTAAGATCACAAATCTTACTGTGACATTGACTAGGAAATCATGAGAATaactgtttttattttatttatgattaatatttattaaataattttcaaagtCAGTTTCTTGGTCAACACAACCAACAATGTTTAGATATGATTTCACATGCACCACTATGGGTGATATGGAAATTGCATAATCAATTAACATCGCTTATTTCATGGTATTCTATTCAGACTATCAATTAACTCCAACTAAGTAGCATTATTGGAGAGGAAATGTAGATGGTCGTATTCCTATTTCTACATTACCACGCTTACTATGTCACAATATGTTGAAACTACATAGTTGTGTTCAAACCATGTACTCTATTATCGCATGTAACACATTTTTATAGACTACCCTCACTTTGTGAGATAGTGAGGTCAAGCAAATAGTCTACACGTTTATCATGTCTCTACCAGACATTCTTACCAAATTGCTTCCGCTGACAAAATTTGATGAATTCACGGTCAAAATAAGAATTATCAATGGAAACTTTATCTTGAGGGGGCATTAAGGAATAAATTATTCTAAGAATTAATTGAAGAATATTTTAAATCGAATATACATGCCAtattaaaatatttgtcaattctATGTAGAACCAAGAAAAATAGTTGGCACTAGTGCTATCAAATTAGAATAAAATGTTTTATGAATCTGGTGAGACTGATTAGAATGCTTAACAAttgaaaaaatatgaataaaacgTATCATATTTTTTAAGACTAAATAAATCAAATGCATGCccaaaaactaaataaatagaatatatttttcatcTAATATACATTTACAACAAAAGTAGAGCTTTCAAAATGGTCGGTCCAACTACGCCCGATTTGGTTCGATGGAGCAAAATGTTTAAATAGGTTGGTCTGGCCCGGCCCAATTATTTAATGAACTAGAAAATGAGTTCGGTTTGTTAGCCtgtatttcaatattatagttttaaCTTTATAAAAAGTATGTAATTGATAAAAGCTATAGTAGAGAGTCGTCATATCATTAGTTTTAGTTAAGTgatgtttaaaaaatatttactgGGTCAGTCTGAAGTCCGCTTGGTCCGGTCCGACTCATAAAAAACATAGATCCAATGGACTAGGCCAAAAAGATAGAGTCGTGTTTCTTTAAAGTATTTTTCAGTCCGACCCACCCTAAATTATTAGCCTTATGGACTGGCCCGATGAACCGGACTCATTTTGACAACTCTAATTAAAAGGTTGTagttaagatatatatatatatatatatatatatatatatatatatatatatatatatatatatatatatatatatatatatatatatatatatatatatatatatatatatatatatatatatatatatatatatatatatatatatatatatatatatatatatatatatatatatatatatatatatatatatatatagggataggatcaaatgacaccaaggtgtcaaagtttaatttgacaccaaatctcaaccgttaaaataattaatcaaacggtgatactaaatagcctattttttaggagaaaaatatgctatatatttttttaatattattttatttcatttagtatcaccgtttgatcaattattttaacggttgagattttgtgtcaaattaaactttgacatcttggtgtcatttgatcctatcccatatatatatatatatatatatatatatatatatatatatatatatatatatatatatatatatatatatatatatatatatatatatatatatatatatataaatattttagccTTACTCAAAAACGTTTGATTGAGCTGGGGCTTGGTTGAATGCCCCTTTTGATTGTGTAATAATGTCATACAATATAAAAGTAATTAGTGATTACCGTAATAAATCACCATTAGTGTTTGTTGTTGGTGTCTATGTTTCTTTGTTACACCTTTTGATTGTGGTAATAACGTGATTACAAGTAATATTAGCGTATAATAGTATTTGGTAGTTACAGTAATAAATTGTCATAAATATGAGTATAACTAACACTGATATTTTAGA is part of the Vicia villosa cultivar HV-30 ecotype Madison, WI linkage group LG2, Vvil1.0, whole genome shotgun sequence genome and encodes:
- the LOC131650830 gene encoding S-adenosyl-L-methionine:benzoic acid/salicylic acid carboxyl methyltransferase 2-like; this encodes MDLTQVLHMNGGVEEASYANNSLIQREAISLTTSCRVKTITNLYCSLNPKSLAIADLGCSVGPNTLLVTSEIIKVVEKLCQELNHQSPEYKVFLNDLPGNDFNSIFKSLDTFKKKLRDEMETEIGPCYFSGVPGSFYCRIFPNKSLHFVHSSSEVKLEVETEGSFSINQLEVFGVNMHALDSDLSELLAKGIRAVIEPLLISHFSEGVTKEVFDRHRKILTYGISKERTKITNLTVTLTRKS